A single Lynx canadensis isolate LIC74 chromosome D2, mLynCan4.pri.v2, whole genome shotgun sequence DNA region contains:
- the DYDC2 gene encoding DPY30 domain-containing protein 2 has product MLRRKPAGLATSARLGTREGALPRGRDPGAGRGARGTRGSEWGLPGWHWEECQQRPSLCRLSCKAVSKEEQCKQTVRGALGKRAPSPLDSREKIRLKEEYDNSLKETEMTEMLKQEECQIQQKYDKCHQPLVSVASSTMKTVFIQENTKPVEKDGLRQESLPGTSNMVPGMPQ; this is encoded by the exons ATGCTTAGGAGAAAGCCGGCCGGTCTA GCAACGAGTGCGCGCCTCGGGACGCGAGAAGGCGCGCTGCCGCGGGGAAGGGACCccggcgcggggcgcggggcgcggggcacGCGCGGCAGTGAGTGGGGGCTCCCGGGATGG CACTGGGAAGAGTGTCAACAAAGACCATCTCTATGCCGACTGAGTTGCAAGGCCGTGAGCAAGGAGGAGCAGTGTAAGCAGACCGTCAGAGGAGCTCTGGGGAAAAGAGCCCCCTCCCCCTTG GATAGCCGAGAGAAGATCCGGCTGAAGGAAGAATATGATAATAGCCTCAAAGAAACCGAGATGACAGAAATGCTGAAGCAAGAAGAGTGTCAGATTCAACAGAAGTATGATAAGTGTCACCAG ccaCTGGTATCTGTAGCTAGCTCCACAATGAAGACTGTATTCATACAAGAGAACACAAAACCCGTTGAGAAGGATGGCTTGAGGCAAGAATCTTTGCCAGGTACTTCCAATATGGTTCCCGGAATGCCTCAATAG